A window of Mustelus asterias unplaced genomic scaffold, sMusAst1.hap1.1 HAP1_SCAFFOLD_4090, whole genome shotgun sequence genomic DNA:
CTCTACAGCCTTCCGCTctcaacatcgagttcaacaacttcagatgattcgctctaccccacctccaccccttggTTTTCATTCgattctatttatttattttttttaccGTTCTCTACCTTGTATCACTTTGtctgtcttcatttttcttccccccccccccccccactctttctccctactttctcccccttcccataccttttctccccccgcttccccttttctacattctacctctgtccccatCCATTTCCACCCCtaccccaacatcttcattttagcttctctgctgtttggccattctctctatgggctgccattagcagcctttcccctggtttccatGGTCATCTTTCATTACCTCCCCctccagtataaatatctcccactttctctgccttttacctttgacaaagggtcgtctggaatcgagacgtcagctcttttctctcctgacagatgctgccagacccgctgaggttttccagcattttctcttttggtttcagagtcatcgggatttacagcatggaaacaggcccttcagcccaacttctccatCCCGCTCAGTTTTTaaaccacaaagctagtcccaattgcctgcgtttggcccatgtccctccatcatagaagccccacagtgcagaagtaggccattcggcccatcgagtcagcgccgaccataatcccacccaggccctattctcacaacccctacatatttaccctgctcatccccctgacactcggggacaATTTAGTTGTGTCCAATCCaccgagcccgcacatctttggagtgtgggaggaaaccggagcacccggaggaaacccacgcagacacggggggagaacgtgcagactccgcacagacagtgacccgagccgggaatcgaacccgggtccctggcactgtgaggcagcggtgctaatccaCTGTGCAACCCCTATACCAattctacccatgtaactgtctaaatgctttttaaaagataaaattgtacccgcctctactaacaCCTCTGGCACCTCTTTCCagacactaccaccctctgtgcgaaagatttgcccctctggacccttttgtatctctccccttaaacctatgccctctacttttagacttccctacctttgggaaaagatgttaactatctacGTTACCGatgcccctcattttatagacctctataagatcacccctcggcctcctacactccagggaaaaaagtcccagtctatccagcctctccttataactcaatccatcaagtcccaatagcatcccagtaaatcttttctgtactctttctagtttaataatatcctttctataacggggtgaccagaactgcacacagtattccaagtgtggccttaccgatgtcttgtacaacttcaacaagacgtcccaactcctgtattcaatgttctgaccgatgaaaccaagcatgtcgaatgccttcttcaccactctgtccacctgtgactccactttcaaggagctatgaacatgtacccctagatctctttgttctgtaactctccccaacgccctaccattaactgagtaagtcctgccctggttcaatctaccaaaatgcatcaccttgcatttgtctaaattaaactccatctgccattcgtcagcccactggcccaattgatcaagatccctacgTCCCTGCAACATTGGTCAAACTACAGAGCTGTTGGCCCTTCTCACCCCCCTCTATCCCATAAGAcgcaagagcagaagtaggccattcagcccatcgagtctgctccagccAGAGATCGTGCCTGATGGGATGTGATCATcctcactttcccaccttatccccatcacCCTCCATTTCTACACGTGCGGGACAGTTAATGCCACAGGTTACCTCCCCACCCATCACCAGCTGTACGCAACTCCCTGCCAGGTTTCTAGGTTGCCCCCTGAACCCGAGGGCCGCTCCCGAGCAAAGCTAAGAGCACAGGGGCAAGGGCAGCACTGGATCGAAGTGGACCGATTGACAGgaaacggcacagtggttagcgcagctgcgtcacagcgccagggacctgggttcgattcccggcttgggtcactgtctgtgcggagtctgcacattctccccgtgtctgcgtgggtttcctccgggtgctcaggtttcctcccacagtccaaagatgtgtaggttaggtggattggccatgctaaattgccccttagtgtccaaagatgtgtgggctaggggaattggccatgctaaattgccccttagtgtccaaagatgcgtgggttcaggggattggccatgctaaattgccccttagtgtccaaagatgtgtgggttcaggggattggccatgctaaattgccccttagtgtccaaaggtgcgtgggttcaggggattggccatgctaaattgccccttagtgtccaaagatgtgtgggttcaggggattggccatgctaaattgccccttagtgtccaaagatgtgtgggttcaggggattggccatgctaaattgccccttagtgtccaaagatgtgtgggttcaggggattggccatgctaaattgccccttagtgtccaaagatgcgtgggttcaggggatcggccatgataaattgccccctagtggcCGCAGGCATGTCGGTGGAACGGACGGACATCGGGCAGATGTGAAGTGATTGATTTTGGTCAGAGGGGCCCTGAGGGAGACACTATAAAATCgagggtacaactctaaaggtgcagagggacctgggggtaaaTGTACACAAATCAGTGAAGGTGGCGGCcagattgagaaagtggttaaagaCATATGGGCTTTATTAAcagggacatagagtacaagtGTAAGATTATCATCTTTAACACGTCTCAGACACAAGTTAGATCTGAGCTGCaatattgatacagggctatggggagagaatcacagaatctctacagtgcagaaggaggtcattcggcccatcgagcctgcaccaactacaatcccacccaggccctagcttaCAACACACTCaccttagctaatccccctgacactaaggggaaatttagcactgccaatccgccgaacctgcacatctttcagactgtgggaggaaaccggagcacccggaggaaacccacgcagacacagggagaacgtgcaaactccacacagacagtgacccgaggccgggaattaaacccgggtccctggcgctgtgaggcagcagcgctaaccactgtgccgccccgagagagagcagggcagtgggattggtttggggattgatacggggctatggagagagaatggggcattgggattagtttggggattgatacagggctatggggagagagtggggcagtgggattagttaggggattgatacagggctatggggagagagcggggcagtgggattagtttggggattgatacggggctatggagagagaatggggcattgggattagtttggggattgatacagggctatggggagagagcggggcagtgggattagtttggggattgatacagggctatggggagagagcggggcagtggagtTAGttaggggattgatacagggctatggggagagagcggggcagtgggattagtttggggattgatacagggctatgaggagagagtggggttagttaggggattgatacagggctatggggagagagcggggcagtgggattagtttggggattgatacggggctatggggagagagcggggcagtgggattagtttggggattgatacagggctatggggagagcgtggggcagtgggattagtttgaggattgatacagggctatggggagagcgcggggcagtgggattagtttgaggattgatacggggctatggggagagagcggggcagtgggattagtttggggattgatacagggctatggggagagagcggggcagtgggattagtttggggattgatattgggctatggggagagagtggggcagtgggattagtttggggattgacacagggctatggggagagagcggggcagtgggattagtttggggattgatacagggctatggggagagagcggggcagtgggattagtttggcgattgatacagggctatggggggagaacggggcagtgggattagtttggggattgatacagggctatggggagagagcggggcagtgggattagtttggcgattgatacagggctatggggagagagggggcagtgggattagtttgggtattgatattgggctatggggagagagtggggcagtgggattagtttggggattgatattgggctatggggagagagtggggcagtgggattagtttggggattgatacaggggtatggggagagcggggcagtgggattagtttggggattgatacagggctatggggggagagcggggcagtgggattagtttggggattgatacagggctatggggagagagcggggcagtggagtTAGTTGCTCTGGCGAGGTGCTGGATGGACCAGGCTGGAAGAGCTGCGGGTCTCAGCGGGAAAGGGGGTCTCGGCAGCGCAGGCAGTCAGTGAGTCTCACCTTCGGGGTCCTCCCCATCGAGGCTGGGAGCTGGTCCCCATATCCGGACCGTGCCATCGTCAGAGGCGCTGGCCAGCATGGAGGGAATCTGTGGGTTCCAGCTCACACAGTTGACTGTGCGTGTGTGACCTGTCAGTTCCGCCACGGGTAGCTCACTCTTCCTGTGCCAGATGTAGACTTTATGGTCTGGAACAGAACAGGAAAAACAGCACCAGCAGAGATATTTCGCCCATTGTGAATGGAATCAAACTCGGTACACAACGCCCGGCAAGCACTCGCGTCTCCGTCGCGACAACCACCCAACGCGCCAAGACCCACAACTCTCTCCAGCAGTCAAGTACTCTCTGAAGAGCAGTATAGGGAAGGAGGCAGCCACTGGgcacacagaaagatcccacaaacagcagcggtGTGATAATCTGAGGCAGAAATAATAATTGACCCCCAGACAATGGGGAAGCCTCCCTCCTGCTCTGCCTCCcattggagaacatgcccctgtctccatcaacggcGAAAGTGGAGATGGTGGTCGAAAGCCTCAGGTTTtgcggtgtccagatcaccaacaacctgtcctggtcccccccacgccgacactatagttaagaaagctccaccaacgcctctactttctcaggaggctaaggaaacttggcatgtccgctacgactctcaccaacttttacagatgcaccatagaaagcattctttctggatgtatcacagcttggtctggggctcctgctctgaccaagaccacaagaaactacaaagggtcgtgaatgtagcccaatccatcacgcaaaccagcctcccatccattgactccgtctacacttcccgctgcctcggggaaaagcagccagcataatcaaggaccccccgcaccccggacattctctcttccaccttcttccattgggaaaaagatacaaaagtctgaggtcacgtaccaactgactcaagaacagcttcttccctgctgctgtcagacttttgaatggacttaccttgcattacgttgatctttctctacaccctagctgtgactgtaacactacattctacactctctcctttccttctctatgaacggtatgctttgtctgtatagcgcgcaagaaacaatacttttcactgtatcccaatacatgtaccgCAgtataggttgttgcataaagttaaatctcacaggatccagggcgaggtatctaaatggatacaaaattggcttctgttagagggtggttgtagagagttgtttttcaaactggaggtctgtgaccagcggtgtgcctcagggatcagtgctgggcccactgttatttgtcatttatattaatgatttggatgagaatataggggtcatcgttagtaagtttgcagatgacaccaagattggtggcatagtggacagtgaagaaagttatctccagttgcagcgggatcttgatcaattgggccaatgggctgacgaatggcagatggagtttaatttagacaaatgcgaggtgatgcattttggtagattgaaccagggcaggacttactcagttaatggtagggcgttggggagagttacagaacaaagagatctaggggtacatgttcatagctccttgaaagtggagtcacaggtggacagagtggtgaagaaggcattcggcatgcttggtttcatcagtcagaacactgaatacaggagttgggacgtcttgttgaagttgcacaaaacattggtaaggccacacttggaatactgtgtacagttctggtcaccctattatagaaaggatattattaaactagaaagagtgcagaaaagatttactaggatgctaccgggacttgatggattgagttataaggagaggctgaatagactgggacttttttctctggagcgtaggaggctgaggggtgatcttatagaggtctataaaataatgaggggcacagatcagctagatagtcaatatcttttcccaaaggtaggggtgtctaaaactagagggcataggtttaaggtgaggggagagatacaaaagtgtccagaggggcaattttttcacacagagggtggtgagtgtctggaacaagctgccagaggcagtagtagaggcgggtacaattttgtcttttaaaaagcatttagacagttacatgggtacgatgggtatagagggatatgggccaaatgcaggcaattgggattagtttaggggtttaaaaaaaaaagggcggcatggacaagttgggccgaagggcctgtttccatgctggaaacctctatgactctatgtgacaataataaatcaaatcaattccattAGCGACTGTGGgatccttccccgcccccccttcctcagtactgcactgggaacaTCACCCTGGAACGCAAGGCTCAACTCTCTGGAGAGGGACGGGCACCGTGGGTTCCCGGCTCCTTGCACATTCAAAATGGCCGATCCCCACGGCCAAGGGCTAGTCGACTGGGGCAGGCATCGCAATGCTGAActttcaggggaaaacagcatAAGAAATGGCGCCGGTCCCTTGACGTCAGGCCACCCTCTGTCTCTACCACTGCCCCTTCGAAactagcgagagagagagtgtggcgtGCGCGCGCACAGACAGGCCGACTAGCCATCACTGCAAAGAACGATCAGACCAAGACtcattaacacctccttttctcaTTCATTTGTGgaatatgggtgtcactgactggccagcaattcatagcaatccctacagtgcaggaggagaccattcggcccgtcgagcctgcactgacaacaatcccacccaggccctatcccccgcaaccccacgcatttaccctgctacagtccccccatttattgcccatccctaattgccccttggagggcagttgagagtcaaccacattgctgtggctctggagtcacatgtaggccagaccggggtaaggacggcagatttccttccctaaaggacattagtttgaAGCTTATTGAAGTgttacaagttggcttacattaacactgcaatgaagttactgtgaaaatccctgagtcgccacactccggggaagaaaattagtgaaccagatgggtttttccgacaatgggtcatcagtagattcttaattccagatcatttttcattgaattcagattccaccatctgccgtggcgggattcgaacccgggtcccccagaacattagccgagtttctggattaatagcctagcgataataccacgaggccatcgcctcccatccctcctcctcttcacggaggacccccccccccccccccaccccacaccagacCCACCATGCTCCACAAACCCGCCCGAGCGCCACTCACCTTCGCTCCCGCTCGCTATGAAATCCTCGCTCATGCCCCCGAGGCAAGAGTGGATGGTATAAAAGCCTTGGGTGACGCCCTGGTATTTCTGCAGTAAGACGCGATCTTGCAAGTCCCAGAGATGGACCCCCTGCAAGAGGAGGAGAACAGGCAGAAGGAGAGGGTGAGCCTCTTAcacagggggaggggaagaggggagctGGAACACCCTGGTGTACAGGGCCCAGTTTCAGAATGTGGGGACGGTATTGTGAACCGCTGTGACAACACAGTGCCTTTAAGATGAGCATTTCAATCATGTTTGGCAACAGGGTGtttctcgcaggccccagcattTTATCGGTGCTGTGTTGTCTGTAACTGGTGTCCTTCGTTGCTGTTGAGGCAATATAATTGATAGCATGCGGATTTtaaatctgggctaatgcagtgtttaaagtttatttatcagtgtcacaagtaggcttacattaacactgcaataaagctagtgaaaatcccctagtcgccacattcctgcgcctgtttgggtacaccaagggagaatttagcatggccaatccacctaacccgcacatctttggacaataaggggcaatttagcatggccaatccacctaacctacacatctttggacactaaggggcaatttagcatggccaattcacctaacctgcacatctttggacaataaggtgcaatttagcatggccaattcacctaacctgcacatctttggacaataaggggcaatttagcatggccaatccacctaacctacacatctttggacactaaggggcaatttagcatggccaatccacctaacctgcacatctttggacaataaggggcaatttagcatggccaatccacctaacctacacatctttggacactaaggggcaatttagcatggccaattcacctaacctgcacatctttggacaataaggggcaatttagcatggccaatccacctaacctacacatctttggacactaaggggcaatttagcatggccaatccacctaacctgcacatctttagacaataagggacaatttagcatggccaatccacctaacctgcacatctttggacaataaggggcaatttagcatggccaatccacctaacccgcacatctttggacaataaggggcaatttagcatggccaatccacctaacccacacatctttggacaataaggggcaatttagcatggccaatccacctaacctgcacatctttggacaataaggggcaatttagcatggccaatccacctaacctgcatatctttggacactaaggggcaatttagcatggccaatctacctaacctgtacatctttggagtgtgggaggaaactggagcacccagaggaagcccacgcaggtacggggagtatgtgcagactccacacagtcacccgaggccggaatctaagccgggtccctggcgctgtgagacagcagtgccaaccactgtgccaccgtgctgccctatggaATGCACCGCcccaggagtgtggtggaggcaggttcaatcgaaggcTTTCTTAGCCaaaaaggggagaacgtgcaggagttaaggggagagtgtggggggtgtgtgggactCAGTGCACTGCCCATTCGGAGAGCCAATGTTGACGCGACGGACCAAGTGGCCTCGTCCTGAGCCGTGACCAGGCGGTGACTCGGCGCGAGGGCAAAGGTCAAAGGAGTATCCTCCCAGATAGCGAGAGGCAGCAGAGTCTAAGATGGTTCTTGGGTCTGGTGTGTCGGAATTccgggattggtgggggggggggggggggggggggtgtagaagGGGCGGACGAGCGCCAAACATGGAAGGCCCGAGGCTTACCTGAGTGGCAACATTGAGCAAAGCGAGCCGTCCGTTTCTGGAAACCGTGAAAGACATGACAGGATGGTCCTCTTGTACACTGCAAGGAGCCACATGGAAGATGAAAGGTCATGAAGTGAGCAAGGGGTTCTACGATACAGCAAACTGCTGAGCTAATTCTACAGAGCAAAACCTGAACCCAGTACAGTCTTCAGGAGGGGTGGGCTGAAAGTGTGGGGGGAAAATCATAGCGCACTAATATACTTCAGCAGTACAattcccattatgaattctcagtCATAATGTAAACTCTCTATGTAAATGTCACGCTGTAATTGCATTGAACTGCCAGTGGCGGTGCTGCAGCACCTCTGCCTCAATGGCAACACGTGACTCATCACGCCTTGAAAGGTCgaaagcttcatgtttctaggtgtccagatcaccaacaacctgtcctggtcccccccatgccgacactatagttaagaaagccccaccaacgcctctactttctcagaagaccaaggaactttggcatgtcagcaacgactctcaccaacttttacagatgcaccacagaaagcattcttttcggatgtatcacagcttggtatggggctcctgctctgacccagactgcaaggaactacaaaaggtcgtgaatgtagcccagacccatctcgcaaaccagcctcccatccattcactctgtctacacttcccgctgcctcagcaaagcagccagcataattaaggacccccacgcaccccggacattctctcttccaccttcttccatcgggaaaaaaatacaaaaatctgaggtcacgcaccgaccgactcaagaacagcttcttccctgctgctgtcagacttttgaatggacttacctcgcattaagctgatctttctctacaccctagctgtgactgtaacactacattctgcaccctctcctttccttctctatgaaaggtctactttgtctgcatagcgcacaagaaacaatacttctcactgtgtcccaaaatatgtgacaataataaatcaaatcaaggcagATCTTGGCATCAGTATCGAGTGGGGGAAAAGATGCCCAGAGATGCAAGGCCAACACTCCTGCTTGTCAATATTGGTCTTGTGAAACTCTAAACCCAACACCTCAATTACATCCAGCAGGGGCAGCACTGAGGCATGAGGCACAACCCCTCCTAACAACAacaaccctcccacccccgccaagATGAATAGTGACACTCGGAAGGGAATGGGATACCTATGTGGacaatggggggggggctgggggacagcAGGGGCGAATAGGAtcagcatgatgggctgaagggcctcccgcATTGCTTTGAGTTTGTTTGGAAGGGTTGGCTGGTTTACACAACACTCTCAGCCTCATTAAGACACTGTCCCACCAGCACTGAAATCAGGCATCTAACTATCTCCAGAACAGAGCTTCTATCTATTCTTTGGGATTTGCGTGTCATTGGCCGggcccagtatttattgcccatcccgaatcgcccccttgagaaggtggcgggtgagccgccatcttgaacacgccacagtcccgtgtggtgtaggtacactcacagtgctgttagggagggagttccaggattgtgattggacatcagtcagtcacgtgtggtgtaggtacacccacagtgctgttagggagggagttccaggattgggattggacatcagtcagtccccgtgtgtggtgtaggtacacccacagtgctgttagggagggagttccaggattgtgattggacatcagtcagtcaccgtgtggtgcaggtacacccacagtgctgttagggagggagttccaggattgtgattggacatcagtcagtcaccgtgtggtgtaggtacacccacagcgctgttagggagggagttccaggattgggattggacatcagtcagtccccgtgtgtggtgtaggtacacccacagtgctgttaagaaccatagaaaattacagctcagaaacaggccttttggcccttcttgtctgtgccgaaccattttttgcctagtcccactgacctgcacttggaccatatccctccacacccctctcatccatgaacccgtccaagtttttcttaaatgttaaaagtgaccctgcatttaccactttatccggcagctcattccacactcccaccactctctgcgtgaagaagccccccctaatattccctttaaacttttctcctttcacccttaacccatgccctctggtttttttctcccctagcctcagcggaaaaagcctgcttgcattcactctatctatacccatcaaaatcttatacacctctatcaaatctcccctcaatcttctacgctccagggaataaagtcccaacctattcaatctctctctgttccaactcagcttctcaagtcccggcaacatccttgtgaaccttctctgcactctttcaaccttatttacacccttcctgtaactaggtgaccaaaactgtacacaatactccaaattcggcctcaccaatgccttatataaccttaccataacactccaacttttatactcgatactccgatttataaaggccaatgtaccaaaggcactctttacgaccctatccacctgtgacgtcacttttagggaattctgtacctgtattcccagatccctctgttcaactgcactcttcagagtcctaccatttaccctgtacgttctactttggtttgtccttccaatgtgcaatatctcacacttgtctgcgttaaattccatttgccatttttcagcccatttttctagttggtccaaatccctctgcaagctttgaaaaccttcctcactgtccactacacctccaatctttgtatcatcagcaaacttgctgatccaatttaccacattatcatccagatcattgatatagatgacaaacaacaatgaacccaacaccgatccctgcggcacaccactagtcacaggcctccactcagagaagcaatcctccacaaccactttctggcttcttccattgagccagtgtctaatccaatttactacctccccatgtatacctagcgactgaaccttcctaactaacctcccatgagggaccttgtcaaaggccttgctgaaatccaggtagacaacatccaccaccttcccttcatccactttcctggtaacctcctcgaaaaactctaatagattggtcaaacatgacctaccacgcacaaagccatgttgactctccctaataagtccctgtctatccaaaaatttgtagatcctatcccttatcacaccttccaataacttgcccaccactgacgtcaaacttactggccgataatttcccggatttcttttggaacctttttaaacaacggagcaacatgagccaccctccaatcatccggcacctcccccatgaatactgacattttaaatatgtctg
This region includes:
- the LOC144490943 gene encoding WD repeat-containing protein 26-like, giving the protein MSQSHEDSLTCAAWNPDGKRFVTGGQRGQFYQCDLDGNVLDSWEGVRVQCLWCLNDGKTILASDTHQRIRGYNFEELTDRNIVQEDHPVMSFTVSRNGRLALLNVATQGVHLWDLQDRVLLQKYQGVTQGFYTIHSCLGGMSEDFIASGSEDHKVYIWHRKSELPVAELTGHTRTVNCVSWNPQIPSMLASASDDGTVRIWGPAPSLDGEDPE